One genomic region from Haloprofundus salinisoli encodes:
- a CDS encoding DEAD/DEAH box helicase, with protein sequence MSESEAATGIRAFTALGDAVREALSERGFTTPTEPQRRAIPPLAAGKNALVIAPTGTGKTETAMLPVFDSIVERDEKPFGISALYITPLRALNRDMRERLDWWGETLDLDIQVRHGDTTQYQRGKQADDPPDVLVTTPETLQAMLTGKKLRKALSDVEHVVVDEVHELASSKRGAQLTVGLERLREVAGPFQRIGLSATVGSPEEVAKFLVGVGPATEPGDRDFEIVEVDVGSNVEFAVTHPEVTSDDERLAGKLATDTEIASHVRTILELVREHESTLVFVNTRQTAEALGSRFKTLGANIGVHHGSLSKEARIDIEDRFKAGEIDGLICTSSMELGIDVGRVDHVVQYGSPREVARLLQRVGRAGHRRDAVSRGTIVTSDPDDTFEALAIARRAVAGEVEPAEIHHGSLDVLANQIVGVVMDTGEVSARGAYELVRRAYPFRDVEEEQFRQVVRELSGNHLLWVDEEKDLLEKSGGTWQYFYANLSMIPDQETYEVHDMSSRKQIGTLDERFVVNFAQPGEVFIQRGEMWRINDIDDEEARVNVAPIENPAGEVPSWTGREIPVPMAVAQEVGEMRNVAGPQFESGASVESVARDFLARYPTDDYTVTEAMTLLDRHAETGEPMPTADRIVVEGQGRTVVVNACFGHQVNETLGRLLSALVGQRTGSSVGMEVNPYRIEFEVPPKVRAPDFVEVLESTDPDHVEGLLELALKNSDGLKFTLAQVASKFGALKRYQGNNRFGADRLLAALEDTPVYDEAVREVFHRDLDVPNTVAVLRRIESGDIELAVARERTPIGVAGRSSGREFLVPENADASVIEAIRERIRNDRVILFCLHCTDWTRKTKVRRVAEQPECPNCGSTRIASLNPWADEVVKAVRATDKDDEQEKMTRRAYKSANLVQSHGKRAVVAMAARGVGPHNAARIIAKLREDEDDFYRDILAQERQYARTQSFWD encoded by the coding sequence ATGTCTGAGTCGGAGGCCGCGACGGGGATTCGGGCCTTCACCGCGCTCGGCGACGCCGTGCGCGAGGCCCTCTCCGAACGCGGCTTCACCACGCCGACGGAGCCGCAGCGCCGGGCGATTCCGCCGCTCGCCGCCGGGAAGAACGCGCTCGTCATCGCGCCCACCGGGACTGGTAAGACCGAGACGGCGATGCTCCCCGTCTTCGATTCGATCGTCGAGCGCGACGAGAAACCGTTCGGTATCTCCGCGCTGTACATCACGCCGTTGCGGGCGCTCAACCGCGACATGCGCGAGCGACTCGACTGGTGGGGCGAGACGCTGGACCTCGACATCCAAGTCCGCCACGGCGACACGACGCAGTACCAACGCGGCAAGCAAGCCGACGACCCGCCGGACGTACTGGTGACGACGCCGGAGACGCTGCAGGCGATGCTGACGGGCAAGAAGCTCCGAAAGGCGCTTTCGGACGTCGAACACGTCGTCGTCGACGAGGTGCACGAACTCGCTTCGTCGAAACGCGGTGCGCAGTTGACTGTCGGCCTCGAACGCCTCCGCGAGGTCGCGGGACCGTTTCAGCGAATCGGCCTGTCGGCGACCGTCGGTTCGCCCGAGGAGGTCGCCAAGTTCCTCGTCGGCGTCGGGCCGGCGACGGAACCCGGCGACCGCGACTTCGAGATCGTCGAAGTCGACGTGGGGAGCAACGTCGAGTTCGCGGTGACGCATCCGGAGGTGACGTCTGACGACGAGCGTCTGGCGGGAAAACTCGCCACTGACACCGAAATCGCGAGCCACGTTCGGACGATTCTAGAGCTTGTCCGCGAGCACGAGTCGACGCTCGTCTTCGTCAACACCCGCCAGACCGCGGAAGCGCTCGGTTCGCGGTTCAAGACGCTCGGCGCGAACATCGGCGTCCACCACGGATCGCTCTCGAAGGAGGCGCGAATCGACATCGAAGACCGGTTCAAAGCCGGCGAAATTGATGGGCTTATCTGCACCTCGTCGATGGAACTCGGCATCGACGTGGGTCGCGTCGACCACGTCGTCCAGTACGGGAGCCCCCGAGAAGTCGCCCGCCTGCTCCAGCGCGTCGGCCGGGCGGGCCACCGCCGCGACGCCGTCTCCCGCGGCACCATCGTCACCAGCGACCCCGACGACACGTTCGAGGCGCTGGCCATCGCCCGCCGCGCCGTCGCCGGCGAGGTCGAACCCGCCGAGATTCACCACGGCAGTCTCGACGTGCTGGCGAACCAGATAGTGGGAGTCGTGATGGACACCGGCGAGGTAAGCGCCCGCGGCGCGTACGAACTCGTCCGGCGGGCGTACCCCTTTCGCGACGTGGAAGAAGAGCAGTTCCGCCAGGTCGTCCGCGAGCTCTCGGGCAACCACCTCCTGTGGGTCGACGAGGAGAAGGACCTCCTGGAGAAGTCCGGCGGGACGTGGCAGTACTTCTACGCGAACCTCTCGATGATTCCCGACCAGGAGACGTACGAGGTCCACGACATGAGCTCCCGCAAGCAGATCGGGACGCTCGACGAGCGGTTCGTCGTCAACTTCGCGCAACCCGGTGAGGTGTTCATCCAGCGCGGCGAGATGTGGCGCATCAACGACATCGACGACGAGGAGGCGCGGGTGAACGTCGCCCCCATCGAGAACCCGGCGGGCGAGGTGCCGTCGTGGACCGGCCGCGAGATTCCGGTGCCGATGGCCGTCGCCCAGGAGGTCGGCGAGATGCGAAACGTCGCCGGCCCGCAGTTCGAGTCCGGCGCGTCCGTCGAGTCGGTCGCCCGCGACTTCCTCGCGCGGTACCCGACCGACGACTACACCGTGACCGAGGCGATGACGCTGCTCGACCGCCACGCGGAGACGGGCGAACCGATGCCGACGGCCGACCGAATCGTCGTCGAGGGACAGGGTCGGACCGTCGTCGTCAACGCCTGCTTCGGCCACCAGGTCAACGAGACGCTCGGGCGACTGCTGTCGGCGCTCGTCGGCCAGCGAACCGGGTCGTCGGTCGGTATGGAGGTCAACCCGTATCGCATCGAGTTCGAGGTCCCGCCGAAAGTCCGCGCCCCGGACTTCGTCGAGGTGCTGGAATCGACCGACCCCGACCACGTCGAGGGGCTCCTCGAACTCGCGTTGAAGAACTCCGACGGGCTCAAGTTCACACTCGCGCAGGTCGCCTCGAAGTTCGGCGCGCTCAAGCGCTACCAGGGCAACAACCGCTTCGGCGCCGACCGCCTGCTCGCGGCGCTAGAGGACACCCCCGTCTACGACGAGGCGGTCAGAGAAGTGTTCCACCGCGATTTGGACGTGCCGAACACCGTTGCAGTGCTGCGCCGCATCGAGTCGGGCGATATCGAACTCGCCGTCGCCCGCGAACGCACGCCCATCGGCGTCGCCGGGCGGTCGAGCGGCCGCGAGTTCCTCGTCCCCGAGAACGCCGACGCGAGCGTCATCGAGGCGATTCGAGAGCGCATCCGGAACGACCGCGTCATCCTGTTCTGTCTGCACTGCACCGACTGGACGCGCAAGACGAAGGTGCGACGCGTCGCCGAGCAACCCGAGTGTCCGAACTGCGGGTCGACGCGCATCGCCTCGCTGAACCCGTGGGCCGACGAGGTGGTGAAGGCGGTGCGGGCGACGGACAAGGACGACGAACAGGAGAAGATGACGCGACGGGCGTACAAGTCGGCGAATCTCGTCCAGAGTCACGGGAAACGCGCCGTCGTCGCCATGGCCGCCCGCGGCGTCGGCCCGCACAACGCCGCGCGCATTATCGCCAAACTCCGCGAGGACGAGGACGACTTCTACCGCGACATTCTCGCCCAAGAACGCCAGTACGCCCGAACGCAGTCGTTCTGGGACTGA
- a CDS encoding DUF7522 family protein, with translation MSDGLLTEKARERLTTTCRTAVGDSLRSVTYFSRFDYEQVYLRSDLEQDADLSSFIGNEWHDFKTTQDAYHNSELGEYRYTIRVFDNGFLVRITTEDTGVFITTDGITMKDFQSLSAAVEPVLEDWT, from the coding sequence ATGAGTGACGGCTTGCTCACCGAGAAAGCGCGAGAGAGACTCACGACCACCTGTCGAACGGCGGTGGGCGACAGTTTGCGGTCGGTGACGTACTTCAGTCGGTTCGACTACGAGCAAGTGTATCTCCGAAGCGACCTGGAGCAGGACGCCGACCTGAGCTCCTTCATCGGCAACGAGTGGCACGACTTCAAGACGACGCAGGACGCCTACCACAACTCCGAGTTGGGCGAGTACCGCTACACGATTCGCGTCTTCGACAACGGCTTCCTCGTCCGCATCACCACCGAAGACACCGGTGTGTTCATCACCACCGACGGCATCACGATGAAGGACTTCCAGTCGCTGTCGGCGGCGGTCGAACCGGTGCTCGAAGACTGGACGTAG
- a CDS encoding class I SAM-dependent methyltransferase, whose protein sequence is MTDHNSTRASDAGGVDDGSLAAESVDADPLGRAMLDYRRGGLRGVCEYVDGAERTDARIAEHYFTPPAAWSSEWKSLLDSLDGPVLDVGCGAGQHALFLQDDREVVAVDVSPGAVEAVREGGVDDARLMDMFALDFSRNRFRSALVNGTQLGIAGSFAGVREFLSDLAAVTDESGVAVVDSYDPTCLDAESFFGHRPDPRSGVARRAFHVEYCRGDDGATAREVGRTVVFLLFSPDRLADAVVGTRWRVDDVLRDDDKAYYRAVLEAM, encoded by the coding sequence GTGACGGACCACAATTCGACGCGCGCGTCGGACGCCGGCGGAGTAGACGACGGATCACTGGCCGCCGAATCGGTCGACGCCGACCCGCTCGGCCGCGCGATGCTCGACTACCGACGGGGCGGACTGCGCGGCGTCTGCGAGTACGTCGACGGCGCAGAGCGGACGGACGCTCGCATCGCCGAACACTACTTCACGCCACCGGCGGCGTGGTCTTCGGAGTGGAAGTCGCTACTCGACTCGCTCGACGGGCCGGTTCTCGACGTCGGGTGCGGTGCCGGACAGCACGCGCTGTTCCTCCAGGACGACCGCGAGGTCGTCGCCGTCGACGTCAGTCCCGGTGCGGTCGAGGCCGTCCGCGAAGGCGGCGTCGACGACGCTCGCCTGATGGACATGTTCGCGCTCGACTTCTCTCGGAACCGGTTCCGGTCGGCGCTGGTCAACGGTACGCAGCTCGGCATCGCGGGGTCGTTCGCGGGCGTCCGCGAGTTTCTGTCGGACCTCGCAGCCGTCACCGACGAGTCGGGCGTCGCCGTCGTCGACAGCTACGACCCGACCTGTCTCGACGCCGAGTCGTTCTTCGGCCACCGACCGGACCCTCGAAGCGGCGTCGCCCGCCGGGCGTTCCACGTCGAGTACTGCAGAGGCGACGATGGCGCAACTGCACGCGAAGTCGGTCGAACGGTGGTGTTTCTGTTGTTCTCACCCGACCGACTCGCCGACGCCGTCGTCGGTACACGGTGGCGCGTCGACGACGTCCTCCGAGACGACGATAAAGCCTACTACAGAGCGGTTCTCGAAGCGATGTGA